The Xiphophorus couchianus chromosome 3, X_couchianus-1.0, whole genome shotgun sequence genome segment cctaaatgttattaatgcacaTAACAGTAAAGAACAGCTACTTTTTATGTGTCTGACGTCACTAGGAAGCTTCGACactcagaatctgtaaataactcaacaAGCTAAGCAGACGTCAACAGACTCATATTTTCATCTTATGCTAAGATGCTTTATGGATTTCAGGTCATGATAAAATATTTCGTTTCCAGGACTACTGGTTAGAAATATCAGACTTTCACATGATACTGTGCTGTTCTGCGATGTTGCCTCAGCAGTCGAGCAGCGGCCTCTGACCCTGAACGACCTTTGACCCTGTGACCGCAGGCTTCCTGAAGTCTCGGGACCGGAGCCAGCAGAAGCTGTACGCCCAGCTGAGCCGGACCCAGATGTTCACCCAGTTCATCGAGGAATGCTCCTTCGTCAGCGACCGCCACGCCTGCCTCGAGTTTTTCGACGAGTGCGTCCAGAAGGTCAGAGGTCTAATCGTTTCCTTCTTTTGGCCCCGTGACCTTCCATTGACCACCTGTTGACTCGCTGACCTTTGGGTCCCCAGGTGGACGTGGAGAAGCCGGAGGAGGTGCGGCTGATCGACCTGGACGAGAACGGCGGCGGCGAACACACCGTCTTCATCATGCCGCCCGAGGAGCCGCAGGAGGCTGACGGCGCCGAGTGCCCCGCCCGCTACAGGTGAGGCTCCTCCCCCAGGGGGCGGAGCCAACAAACCAGGCGCCGTGTGACCTGACACGTCTCTCGTCCAACAGCTACGAGACGTTCCCCAGGCTGACGGCGGAGCTGTTCGACCGACCGCAGGACCCGCTGCGCGCCCCGACCAGAGGCAGCGCCCCCAGCAGCCCCGCCCCCCGCCGCACCAAGCAGGTAGCTGGCCTGGTTCTGTCCCGGTTCTGGTCCAACAAGGTTCAAACTGCCCTGATGGAGAGGTTCCTGTAGTTTCATGTGTTGATTTTAGTGGAGAATGTGGCAGCACATTCTTCGGAACCGACTGACCCGGTTTCCAGTCAGCGGTTCTGGAAACAACGATTCTGCTGGGTCAGAGGAAGGTTCTACGGGTCGGATCAGGACGGTTGGTTGGATGAacggttggatggatggatgaacggttGGATGGATCACAGTCCTGTTTTTCTTGCAGACcccagaagcagcagcagggggcgctTTAGGACCAGAACCTGTGTTTCACCAGCCGGTGacccaaccagaaccaggttctggttctgaagcaCTCACAGAACCCTTTTGTGCCTGCAGGAGATGAAGGTGGCCCAGAAGCGGGCCCAGAAGTACTCGGCGGTTCCGGACATGTGGTCCAAATGCCTGCTGGGTCACTGCTACGGCCTGTGGTTCATCTACCTGCCCACCTTCGTCCGGGCCGAAGGCTCCAAGGTCCGCGCCCTGCACTCCGCCCACGACGTCCTCCGGCACATGGAGACCCGCAAGGTGGTGCTGCCCGACGAGGTGAGACCTGCCGGGCCCGAGTGCCGACCGGGCCGGGCCGGCTCGCCGCCAGTAACAGAAACTCCGCTGTGTGTGTCAGGTGTGTTACCGCATCCTGATGCAGCTCTGCGGTCAGTACGGCCAGCCGGTCCTCGCCGTCAGAGTCCTGCTGGAGATGAAGAAGGCCGGGATCACGCCCAACACCATCACCTACGGATACTACAACAaggtctcacacacacacacacacacccacacacccacacacacacacacacacacagacacacacacacatttgcacaGCTGTCTTTGTTGGGACTTTCCATtaacttccattcatttctaaaCTCTTATCCTAACCAACCAAAattcaattcacaccttagtcctaaatctgacccctgacccaaaaacagcgtcTCCCCtcgtggggaccaggcttcgggCCCCATAAGGtcatacaaacaaacacacacaccataaAGCTTCGGGCTGACAGCTGTTTTCCCTCATCAGGCTGTGCTGGAGTGTAAGTGGCCCTCGACCAATCAGGGCGGCCGTCTCCGCTGGGCTAAGCTACGGAACGTTCTATTGGCCGTGGCTCAGTTCAGGCAGCCAATCAAACGGCGGCGGAAGAGTGGTTCTGTGGGTTCCAGAGGTCAGCTGTCTCGTAGTTCGTCCTGCAGGATAAACGCGTCACCGCTCTACgcgatgaaggtgatgaagatgatctCTGTTTCCATCCCAGGAGCCATGATGGAGCTCGATCAGAAGCCCCGCCTACAGTCCGCTCTGATTCGTCAGTCCAGCTGGAGCGGCCTGAGCGAAAGCTCGAGTCACGAGTCTCTGACCGGGTCGCTGGTGAAGAGCTCCAGCCTGAGCAGCATGAAGACGCCCACAGTCAGTGGTGAGCACTGCTAGCTAGAAAGCTAGCTGCGCTAACACTGAGGCGCTAATTTTGAGCATCAGATATGCTAGCCGTTTAGCTACTAAAAATGAGCTCCACTATTAGCTCGTTAGCTGGTTCCCACAGATCAGAGCTGACCTGAAGCCCTTTCTGCCCTCAGAGCTCAAAGTCTGTAAGAAGTCCCCCGTCCTCCACGGTTCCGGGACAAACGGGGACACGGTCCACCGGAAGCCCCCGCTGGGACGGAGAGAAGCCTCTGCTCCGCCTGCAGCGCCCCCTGAGGGAGTCGTGGTGCGGCGCAGTCAGGTCTGCCTTTCCACCTTCTACACCGAGTCGGAGCTGGACTGCAGATGTGAACCGAGGCTCAGCAGGTCGGTGTGTTTGTTCTGCCGGGTTTTCCGAGTTTATTCCAACCAATCTGACAGGATTCACGTTCCGACTGCAGATCCGACAGATCCGGGAACTCCGGTGGAAAGAACAAGGCCAGAACCGTAGACGAGAACTCCAACCACGTGTCGTCCCCAAGCCGAGGAGGCCTGGCAGGgaaactgcagcagctcctcACACCGACCAAAAACCGAGCGTCGGTCCGGCGCGCCGCCAGCGTGGAAAACCGCTGGTCCGGAGGAGGGATCGGTCGGAAAGTGTCAGATCAGAGGCAGTCCAGGAAGTCCCAGGGGCCTGAAAGTTTGCTAAAGGCAAAGGAGCGGCTGGTGAACGCCACATCAGAGGTGACTGCATGTTCCTGTTGAAGGCGATGAGCTGCAGATCCAACGTCCTCCACCAGGGGCTGCTGTCCAGATCTTGTTGAGATGTTTCCCTATAGTTCTGGATGTCTAGGAATAACCAGGAATCTCTCCTCAGAGCTCGCTGTCGGTAGGAAGTGACCTGGACCTGTCGGACACGCCCACCACGGTGTATCCTCTGCGCAAGTCGTGGGACGCCAACCAGGAGGGGGCAGGAATCGAGGTAGCTCCGTCGGTGTGGTCGGTGAGGCGGTCTCGTCCGGGTTGGACCTCACATTGTGTTTGTGTCCAGGTTCTGATGTCCAGCTGCTCGCTGTGCCGCAGCTGCAACTCTCTGGTGTACGACGAGGAGATCATGGCGGGCTGGACCTCGGACGACTCCAACCTGAACTCGTCCTGCCCGTTCTGCGCCGCCTCCTTCGTCCCGTTCCTGAACGCAGAGATCTGCGACCCGGGGCCTGTCAGCAGGTACAGAACCAGCCGACCGGACGCTCATGCACTCCTGGTTCTGTAGCGTCACTGGTTTTGCTCTTGCTCTTTCTCAGCGCGGAGCGCTGCACCATGAACCTGGAGGACGAGGTGGAGAGCGCCGTGAGGCCCCCCAGTAGTCACGAGGCGTCCCAGCGGCCCCAGTGCAACGGACTGAGCGACGACTCCAGCTCTGAAACCAGCACCTACTCCGAGACCAGCAAGGCCACCACGGTAACGCCGCCCGCCACCGCCAGCGCTGCGTCCCTCCTCACTGCTGACAGGCTCCGCCTTCTTTCCAGGTGTCGTCAGTGGGAGGGACTCCTCAGGTGACGGTGGCCTACCTGAGCCCTCTGGTTCTGAGGAAGGAGCTGGAGAGTCTGCTGGAGAACGAGGGCGAGTCGGTTCTGGCCCAGCCTCAGTTTCTGGACAGCCACTCCATCATCTTCTGGAACCTGGTCTGGTACTTCCAGCGGCTCGGCTTGCCCAGCAACCTGCTGCAGCTGGTCCGGAGCTCGCCGCTGGTCAGCCACTTCACTCAGGTGACTCGAAAGAACTAGTTCATGTTGGGAGACTCAAATACTGCGAACATGAACTCATTCGCTTAAGAAGGTTCTGGTGTCTGAACACAGAACACATAGTTTCTGGAAGGGCTCAAGTCCAGGAAAGCACCTGAATATAACGGTTTTTCAGGGgcctccaccagggggcgcctcCGGAGTCGTTAACAGCTTGTCTTGGTTGTTCCAGTCGGAGAACTCTGCGGTGAGGATCCGGCTCCTCTGGGACACGCTGAGCCCCGACACCGACCAGTGGCCGCCGCTCTACGTCCTCTGGAGGATCCACAGTAAGGACGGCGGGCGGACAATCCGTCACAGGACACGGTGTCCCCGCCGCGCTTTAACGTGTTCCTCCAACAGGTGGCGCCCCGATGAGGAGCTACAGCTGGAGGCGGCACAACCACCCGTTCACCTTGTCCTTCCTGGAGGAGGTTCTGCGCTGGGTGGGCATGAACGAGGTGCACAAGGCCATCACGCTCTTCCTGGACACCCTGGAGAAGCAGCCCGGGTCGCCACAGACCCAGAGGTGGGAGTTCGGACCGGCCCGCCGGTTCCGGTGATTCATGCTGAGCTTGAActcagatgtttgtgttttccgGACCGACAGGAGTCTCTACCGAGAGATGCTGTTCCTGACGCTGGCGGCGATGGGAAAGGACCACGTCGGTAAGACTGCTGGTCGATCCAGGTCGCGTTTCCGATCAGAACCAGCAAGGTTCTGGAAGTTCTGCTGTGCAATCCTCTCCCATGTCTGTCTGCAGCTGCATTCGATAAGAAGTACAAGACGGCGTTCCTGCGCCTCAGCAGCTCCCTGGGCCGGGACCAGCTCCGCAGGAAGCGGGCCCAGCCTCCCAGCACCAAAGCCGTCGACTGCAGACGCAGCTTCCACCCGCCGCTGGAGTGCTGAGCGGTTCCAGACCGGACCGCACCGCACCGCACCGCACCGGACCGCACCACTGGCAACCAACACCCGCTTTGcctctctgctgccctctggtggaggGCACAGCATCCTATTTCCTACCAACCTCTATGGATCTCGAAGCAACCGGATCGGACCGGATTGGACCGGACTGCGGAGCTGCTCAGTAGTCAGAGGAAGGCGCGTTGTCATCAGCGGGAACCCAGAACCGAACCGGATATTCCCCTGGGAATCCGCTTCCTGAACTGGAACGTTGTGGATGAGACTGAAAAACGGATCTGACCCGTTTTAACTCCTCAGAACCGGTTCTATTGACCAGAAACTCAGCAGTGCATCCAGGGTTCTGCTTTCCAACCAGCTGGGATTCACTCCAAAGTCCAGTTGGTTCAAATGTCCCGATCAGGCTAGACGGGTCAGAATGGATCAGAACCACCTGGGATGAGAGGCAGAACGATTCAGAGGcaaaatgatagaaaatgtaaaatatcagAGTTTTGATTGGTTAAATACCCGCCAGAACCCGGCCAGAACCAGGTCAGAACCAGGCCAGAAAATGGCCAGAACCTGACCACAACTAGACCAGGACTCCACCAGAACCCGACCAGTACCAGGCCAGAACCAGGCCAGAACCCGACCGGAACCAGGACAGGACATGACCAGAATTCAACCAGAACCAGTCCAGAACCCGGGAAGAACTCAGGACTGGACCCTTCCTggcggttctgacccggttctgacccggagacgtttatttaaatttgctgtttgtttatttatatctgACTGTGGTTACCATGGCAATATtgcttttttaacaaaatcgTCAATAAAAGACGTAAAGAAAAACTGGTGTTGTTTCTGTTCACCCATACTCATgtgatggttctggttctggttctggttccacaTCCCTATGTGGATTATtgggatgttttattttgtaggaacGGACCGGAAGTGGGACAGGTGATTCTGCCTCGGGATGACTCGTGTCTTCTCGCTCCTCCGGGATGCTCTgagtggttctggttctggacaaCCAGCGGGCTGGGTCGAGGAGAACCGTGAGGAGAACCGGGGCAgagtcctcttcctcctcctcttcctcctcctcctcctcctccaggtggGTCAACATCCGTCACGCGCTGCGGATCTCCGACAGGAGCGCGAGGCAGGTTGGATGTTTTCTCGATGGTTGGAAATGTCGGACTGGTGGCAGAAGCTCCGGTGGTTCCGCTCCAGGTTCCTCATTTTgtgactgaaaatattaaatcagatctTGACTAAAAGATCCGATTTGTATTTGATAATTCGGCCATGATTTTATCTCCTCATAttactgttttatttcacatatgAGAAATAAAATCGCGTTTAGTTTCTTAACTGAAACGTTATTTGGAATAAATTCGTGTTCAGATGTTGGTTTTGTTGCTCTTAATATTTGCCGAACGAAACAGTGATAAATATTGATGCTTTATTTGTCGTTGCTGATTAATTAACGATGTTTTGTGCGCTTTAACTTAATGAATGCTTGATTTTTATTCCAGCTCCTGCCGCTGTGCTGCAGCTGGGCGGGGCTAAAGGTGGCGCGCTAAAGCAGAGCGCCACCTTTGGCAATGTattcaatagcatgtggagagtcacaagATCTGGCCGGAAATGCAGTTTCAGCATTTCCGGCCAGATCAGATAAAGTCAcgttgctgctgctgaatgtcgggttatttttcatatttggtttgttttaccGTCGTTCGTATTTTTGAATTACGAACGACGTATTGAGGTACTGAGTTGTTattgaaatgtgattttgaattATCTAAACTCCCCTTTAACTCTCTAATGTCCACCAACAGATGAAGTTAATGTTCCAGCACAACTTCAGCCCCATAATGTTCCACTGTGGAACAACAGAGCCATTCTATGTGGTagaaaatctatatttatgAAAGATTGGTGGAATAAACAAATCTGGTCAGTTACTTATTTACTGGATGGAAATGGTGAAATTCTGAGTTTGGAGGAATTTAACAGGAAGTTTGGAGCTGATTGTTCACTAACAATTTATAAGAAAGTTTTATATAGTTTCCCTGATGTCCTCATTCAGTCAGTTAAAAACTATTTACCTAATTTCTTTATTCCTAGACTCCATGAGATTCAAACTGAGCTTGTGGACATTAGAGATAATAAACAGTATTGAATCAgtattcaataaaaaacataatcagttctcttacaatttttttttacaaatcgaTGATAGTCAAAATTAGATAGAATTATTTGAAATTCCTAATTCCTTCTAAAtataaagaattacattttaaaactagaaaatttctgaagaaatttaaaagggCCCGCCAAAGTGTGCCTGTCGGTTTTAACCCCACGTTCtgatgctacaaattagcatcaatgctaaagtaagctgcaatgtactcaatagcatgtggagagtcacaagcatgttgagGAACATGAACTTATGCCATTCAGTTTGTTGAAATTAGCGTACAAGTTAAAATAAGCCAaattgctaacattagcctaaATGCTGTCAGCGGCACATGGGCATCAGTAGCACGTGGTCTGACATTGACTTCATTCAATATACTACATGtggctaataaataagaataagaaaaagagctaaaacattttttagggaaaaggctaatgctacGTGCTACCTGCACTTTGACTTAAGTGTAGATAAAAAGAGGAGAATCAGTCACCAACTTTTTCATTAGCAAATATTCTGTGCTTGCTCTCAGCAAGTGAAAGTGAAAtgctaatgtttgtgctaatgttaattatttgtttatttagaaattttcagtaagcttcattttaaatggctATACTAATCCTATGAGTAACAGTggttgggttaaatcagttataaaatgaacaaaacattccGCCATGTCTGTAGTTCAAACCTTCCATCATTGTAGTTCTTAACTGCCAACTCATCCCTCCTCTGTAGTAAGTGAGAGttccgccatgttgtagttctgatCGTCTGCcatcattgtagttctaaagagcagctcagctcTCAGCCAACTGTCATGTGAGAGACAGAGAGGTGGAGAAAGAATTTtatctttgtgagacacccAGTCAGTTTTTGAAAAAGCAGTCCGaacaactccttcccgttcAGGAACCGTGATACGTATTCCTAAACCGTTTGAAATGTgtgagagggctatttgtcgtccTTGATAGTACCGCGATTCATATCTGTAGCTCACTCAGTAATAGCAGGAATGAGAGAGAGATGGTGTCATGACCGACTTTCATACCAATAGAGccatatttgtgggcgtgaaagcgagttaaaaactgttttggggTCAGAAATCCACTCGGTTTCTCAGTCTAGCGGAGGAATGTTGCACTAACCTgggagagttttattttatgggaAAGGCTAACAGCCCATCATCCTGCGTTGAAAAGATTCTGGAATCAAGTCATGACTGAATTTGTCCTCCTTTCCCTCCTCATTCAGAACAACCACCTGTTGAGCAGCAAGTCAAACAAGATACGCATCACGTTGTAACGTGATAGCgctctgaatgttttcttcctgcttgAGAGCAACGCATTTCTGTAGCAACGCATTTCTGTAGCAACCTGTTTCTGTAGCAACGTGTTTCTGTAGCAACTCGTTTTTGTAGCAACTCGTTTCTGTAGCAACGTGTTTTTTCTGTAGCAACTCGTTTCTGTAGCAACGCGTTTCTGTAACAATGTGTTTCCATACAATCACACttataaaatgaaacaagatacaatatattttaaatgaggcctactttatttaaagacaaactcACTCTGACAACTTTTCTAGGAAGCAAAAAGGCCAAATAATCCACCTCGTTTATGCTAATATTTCTCAGTCTACGCCAAACCACGCCCACACACTCGAGCTCGAGGATAGTCCATCCTGATTGGATGGATCCTGTGGCCCAGGCTGGCCCTGAGGGGGCGTGGCTGGCCCTGAGGGGGCGTGGCTGGACGCTGGTCAGTCATTCCTGGCCGTGACAGACAGTAACCTGAACGGGCCGTCTGAAGTTAGTCCTTTATAAAGACCCTGGGATTTTCCCCAGGCggtttgacattttaacaaaatgtgatacattaattctaaaatgtatttaatttgaagttgtttattttaacaactttattGTAAATGTCAGGGAGGGCTTAGCCCTACCAGCTCACTTATACCAGCTGTCCCTGAGGGCCACAATGaccccatgtgtaacagtggtTGGGTTAAACCAGTCATATAAAGCCCAAAACAGCAATTACCTGTTGTGAAAAATATGAAggcttttattatgttttattttattatttagtatgTGACGCTCTCATTTCGACAGTCAGTTTAGGTGTCAGGTTTCATGAAGGTATCAGGTTTCCTTTGTTCTTCTGCCATCTTGTCTGTATTCTGTCAAGATGCTGTTTCTATATTTCTAAAACTCTGTTTTCCTCCATCACTATGGTTCTAGAGAGCAGCTCAGAGGGGCCGACTAAATTCTGTCTATCTTGACTCAAactgacactgttttgtttcagacttttgttttgagttgaatttggctcgtttttcgTTACTTATGTCGCCACAGTTACTTCAAATGGCAACAAAAGTAATATCTCCCCTCGTGGGATCGAGCTGCACGTTTTGACATGTATATTGTGAAGGGAACGCAGCGGCACGAGTGGTGGGAACTGCCATGCATTGCAAAAATTAATAACATATATCCTTCAAATGAGTTCTTAAGAGAGAGATTTAATATTAATGTTGAGAATTGTGGTTggaaacaactaaacatttgttttacgaATGTAAAGAAGTATTAAACTTATGGGCTCAACTTCATAACTTCTGTcttctaaaacaataaatgtggattttataTCTTTACTAAACGTTCAGTTGAGTttattaatgaaagaaaaacatgtggaatctTTAGTCAATGTTCTAATTATTGTAGCCAAATATTATATCCATAAATGTCGctatgcaaaatgttttctctcaaTCTCTGCTGTCAAAAATgaactttccttttttaaaagatttctgaGAAAGATGCAGAATTTAAACGCAATTAAATTGTTTGAGTTAATGGGGGATTTTCAGTTAGTAGCCCCCTCttattaatttaattgatttatttttcactaattTTAGTGCTTTGTTCCTAATTGTGATTTGTAACAGCAGGAGTTGATATTTggtttttgtaatgtttgttattgACGTGTTGTTATTCTTGTATgtccaataaaaaacaaaaacaatgtctgGTTATTCGGTTTCcttccagctgctgtttgttttcaggcTGCGGAGCCACACAGCGCCACCATGTGGAGGAAAccagttctgctgctgctgcttcacatcaTGGAAGGTAAAAACTTTCAGGATTTTTACTGGTTTAGTTTCTCATCGATGATCTTCCAGATTCTTTTCAGCACAGAGGAATCATGGTTCTGACCCGGTAAAATATTCAGAGCTTCATGGATTTAACCAGTTTCTCCATGCAGCGATGTTTGTctctcatttcctgttttctgaccaatcagagagcagaaagACACGCCCACACTCATTCACTTCCGGTTAGTttggttctgactggttctggAGAACTTGGACCTAAAGGTTCTGTTTAACCAATCAGAACTAGGTTTGGACCCAGAAGGTTCTGCTGCTTGTGGTAGAAGAATGTTTTAGATTTCAGGCagaaccttcaaaataaaagcatctgaAACCTTTCAGACTGATTTGCTGTTTCAGGCTCAGCAACATGAAGTCAGATGAACGACCCGGTCCAgtccttcacttcctctgctggtTGTGTTGCAGCTGCAGTGGCGCCGCCCTGCTGGCAGGGGGCGACCTTCCCGGAGGCCGTGGTTTCCCCGGCGGCGGACAGCAGCGGCATCGTGCGCGTCCCGGCCGCGGCGTCGCTCCAGCTGTGCGTGGCGGCGTGCTGCGACCTCCCGGACTGCGACCTGGCCTGGCGCTTTAAGGGCCGCTGCTACGTCCTGAGCTGCCAGCAGGGGGCCGACTGCCGGCCCCGGGTCCGGCCCGGCGCCGACTCGGTTCTGGCCTTCCTGCAACGTCCGGCTCGCTCCCTGCTGCGGTCCCTGGGAAGGCCGGCGCCGTTCGGCCGGACGCGGGGGCCCGGCGGCCACCCGGAGGCCCTCAAGGGCCCGGCTATGTTCGATGGGCCCGACCCGACCTGGTCCGACCCGGCGGACCTGGAGGCAGATTGGTTCTGGTCCACGTTCAACCAATCACAGGAGGCGGATCCTGGAGGGGCGGAGTCAGACAGCAACCtgaccggaaccagaaccacagaaccagcTGGTCCGGCTGCTGCAGAGGGAACGGTGAGTGAAGACTGATCCGGgtcagaaccaacagaaccagctcTACAGGGTCTGCAGccagatcagaaccagctggttctgtgtcaccagaaccagaacaacgATGGAGGTTCTGGTGAACAGAACCTGTAgaacctcctgctcttcttctcCAGGCAGGAAGTCAGAGACCCGAGCTTCCTGCGCCTGTCGCTGACTCCGCCCCTACGGGTCACATGACCACGCCCGGTGATGTCATCAGCACCACGGTGAACCCAGGTAGGCGACTCTGATCCTGGTCTGGACTGGACCCGGGTTCTGTCCTCTGATTGGACGATACCATCAGTCATGTGACAACATTCACGTCCTGGTTTGACTTCAGTTTTCACAAAGACCCAAacctgttgccatggtaacagggGTTAGTTTGTGGCTGCATTTAAAGACACGGAACATAAAAATCCCTTTGAGCGGGTCAGAACCAACTGCAGAAATGCTTGATGTTCTGGTGGTTCTGTCCGGCCTGATCTGGACGTCTTCCTGCAGGTCATCCTGTGGGGGACCCGGTGGATCCGGTGGACCTCGGCTCCGCTGTGACATCAGAACCAACCGGTTCTTCTGAAGTCGGGAACAGAACTTCAGGTCTGATCCGAAGTTCTGCacagggttctggttctggacagAAGCTTAATgctggagtttgtttttgttctgacagAACCTCTGAAGGTTCTCCAGGCTCCAACCACCGACCCGCTGAAAgaggtgacctctgacctccccaCCTCAGCTGCTCTCCCCCCGACTACTGTAGGTATGTcaacctggttctggttcctgttgGTCCGGTTCTGCCAggctctggttctgattctgaactgattactgatttttatttcttagttatcaaaataaaattttctttaaaagttcattttctttttttgggaaacaaacacaaaaacccaAATCTGTCTGAGCAGAGATGGTATTAGCATAGCGCATGTTAGCCGCTACAGCTAGGCTGTTAGCCGCTACAGCTAGGCTGTTAGCCGCCCGGTGCCTAGCAGCGGCCCAGGCTGGTCGTTATCTCGGGCCTCTACGGCCCGGTTCTGATCGTTTCAGCTGGTTCTTTCTCTGAGGTTCTGTCTGTCGTCCGGCCGCAGCGGAACCCCAGGGGCCGAACCGGGCCCCACTGGCCGCCGTAGGTCCGGACCTCCATCTGGTTCTCCCTCTGAGCGCCAGCCTGTTGCTCAACGGCAGCGGCAGCACCGACGACCGCGGCGTTAGCGGCTACAGCTGGGAGGTGTTGAGGTGAGCAGCTCTGCGGACCGGGACAAGAACCGGCGGCTCGGTACCTGACGGACTCTCTGCCACCTGTGTCCGCAGCGGTCCTCCTGGTTTGCGGCTGCAGGATGCCGACCAGGCGGTCGCCATGGCGACGGGCCTAAGAGCGGGGCGCTACACGTTCAAGCTGACGGTGTcggaccagcagggggcgacagacAGTGCCTTGCTGTCGGTGCGGGTCCAGGAAGGTGAGTTCTGCTGtaggttctggttctagttctgATTGGTACCGCCTGTCTCCTTCCCCCTGAAGCCCGCAGTCTTCCTCCGGTGGCGCACGCCAGCGGCAGccatgttctggttctgcccaACAACTCCGTGGTTCTGGAGGGGTGGGTTACTGACGGAGACCAAACGGAGGTCCGGTACCGGTGGACCAGGGACAGCCAGAGTCCAGCAGCCGGGGTACCGCCCTCTCTGAGCAATTTAGGCCCAAATGTGCCAGCTCATGTAACCTCCCGGTTCTGTGCAGGAGGTCCTGTTCGGCTCGGAGACCCGGCGGGTCCTGTACCTGTCGGACCTGGTGGAGGGAACCTACCTGTTCCAGCTGAGGGTGACGGACGCTCAGGGCCGGGTCAGCACCGCCACCGCCACCGTGGAGGTTCGGCCAGGTAGGCCGCCGCTCAGCGCaggttctgctgaggttctgAGGGTAAATGGACCTCTGGGTTGGTTTGTGCAGAACCAGGCGGCGGCCAGCAGGTGGAGCTGGAGATGCTGGTGGCGGTGTCTCAGGTGAGCTTGGCTCAGAGGGACACACTGGTCCGGCAGCTGGCCGCACTGATCCACGTCCTGGACCGGGACATCCGGGTCCGGGCGCTGCAGGGACGGACCCAACTCAGGTATCAGAACCCTGACCGGGTCAGGCCCAAACAGACGCCG includes the following:
- the kiaa0319 gene encoding dyslexia-associated protein KIAA0319 isoform X7: MTRVFSLLRDALSGSGSGQPAGWVEENREENRGRVLFLLLFLLLLLLQVGQHPSRAADLRQEREAAEPHSATMWRKPVLLLLLHIMEAAVAPPCWQGATFPEAVVSPAADSSGIVRVPAAASLQLCVAACCDLPDCDLAWRFKGRCYVLSCQQGADCRPRVRPGADSVLAFLQRPARSLLRSLGRPAPFGRTRGPGGHPEALKGPAMFDGPDPTWSDPADLEADWFWSTFNQSQEADPGGAESDSNLTGTRTTEPAGPAAAEGTAGSQRPELPAPVADSAPTGHMTTPGDVISTTVNPGHPVGDPVDPVDLGSAVTSEPTGSSEVGNRTSEPLKVLQAPTTDPLKEVTSDLPTSAALPPTTVGSVCRPAAAEPQGPNRAPLAAVGPDLHLVLPLSASLLLNGSGSTDDRGVSGYSWEVLSGPPGLRLQDADQAVAMATGLRAGRYTFKLTVSDQQGATDSALLSVRVQEACELSCSGRGQCDPITKQCSCDPFWTENLIRLYLGDGESNCEWRVLFVILSSFLMMVLILSLSWTFVCCSRRRKQRKGRKKTRYTILDDMDEQERLELRPRFSLKHRSTEHNSSLMMSESELDSDQDSVFSRPVRNRNQVSSQAARNGNAFG
- the kiaa0319 gene encoding dyslexia-associated protein KIAA0319 isoform X1, which translates into the protein MTRVFSLLRDALSGSGSGQPAGWVEENREENRGRVLFLLLFLLLLLLQVGQHPSRAADLRQEREAAEPHSATMWRKPVLLLLLHIMEAAVAPPCWQGATFPEAVVSPAADSSGIVRVPAAASLQLCVAACCDLPDCDLAWRFKGRCYVLSCQQGADCRPRVRPGADSVLAFLQRPARSLLRSLGRPAPFGRTRGPGGHPEALKGPAMFDGPDPTWSDPADLEADWFWSTFNQSQEADPGGAESDSNLTGTRTTEPAGPAAAEGTAGSQRPELPAPVADSAPTGHMTTPGDVISTTVNPGHPVGDPVDPVDLGSAVTSEPTGSSEVGNRTSEPLKVLQAPTTDPLKEVTSDLPTSAALPPTTVGSVCRPAAAEPQGPNRAPLAAVGPDLHLVLPLSASLLLNGSGSTDDRGVSGYSWEVLSGPPGLRLQDADQAVAMATGLRAGRYTFKLTVSDQQGATDSALLSVRVQEARSLPPVAHASGSHVLVLPNNSVVLEGWVTDGDQTEVRYRWTRDSQSPAAGEVLFGSETRRVLYLSDLVEGTYLFQLRVTDAQGRVSTATATVEVRPEPGGGQQVELEMLVAVSQVSLAQRDTLVRQLAALIHVLDRDIRVRALQGRTQLSTVLQFWVQGPTGPIPASSLVVLLRKQLLRDKSDFLLFKVLRVDTVACELSCSGRGQCDPITKQCSCDPFWTENLIRLYLGDGESNCEWRVLFVILSSFLMMVLILSLSWTFVCCSRRRKQRKGRKKTRYTILDDMDEQERLELRPRFSLKHRSTEHNSSLMMSESELDSDQDSVFSRPVRNRNQVSSQAARNGNAFG